The Fictibacillus arsenicus genome contains a region encoding:
- a CDS encoding PLP-dependent cysteine synthase family protein — translation MNYYKNVHELIGNTPMMEITQFSLPKGVRLFAKLELMNPGGSVKDRLGMELLECALSSGLLKPGGTVIEPTAGNTGIGLALAAINKGINVCFVIPEKFSIEKQELMKALGAKIIHTPTSEGIKGAIKKTKELLIEMPNSFSPSQFSNPDNPNTYYKTLGPEIWNDLDGKVDIFVAGAGTGGTFMGTARYLKEKNPDVKTVIVEPEGSILNGGESGPHKTEGIGMEFLPDYMDPSYFNSIHTVTDVDAFNRVAELAKKEGLLVGSSSGAALHASLIEAQSAKDGGIIVTVFADSSERYLSKKIYEGGI, via the coding sequence ATGAACTATTATAAAAATGTGCATGAATTGATCGGCAATACTCCTATGATGGAGATTACGCAGTTTTCTCTTCCAAAAGGAGTACGCCTTTTTGCAAAATTAGAGTTGATGAATCCAGGCGGCAGTGTTAAAGACAGATTAGGAATGGAACTTTTAGAATGCGCCCTTTCTTCTGGACTGCTTAAACCTGGCGGGACAGTTATTGAACCAACTGCAGGCAATACAGGAATTGGCCTTGCACTTGCTGCAATCAATAAAGGAATCAATGTTTGTTTTGTTATCCCTGAAAAGTTCAGTATTGAAAAACAGGAGCTCATGAAAGCTCTTGGTGCTAAAATTATTCATACTCCAACTTCAGAAGGAATAAAAGGTGCCATAAAGAAAACGAAAGAACTCTTAATTGAGATGCCGAACTCGTTCTCACCTTCCCAATTCTCAAATCCAGACAATCCTAACACATATTACAAAACGTTAGGACCGGAAATCTGGAATGATCTAGATGGAAAAGTAGACATTTTTGTAGCGGGTGCTGGCACTGGCGGGACATTCATGGGAACAGCACGGTACTTGAAAGAAAAGAATCCTGATGTGAAAACAGTTATTGTCGAGCCAGAAGGATCCATCTTAAATGGCGGAGAATCTGGTCCGCATAAAACCGAAGGCATCGGAATGGAGTTTCTTCCAGACTATATGGATCCTTCCTATTTCAACAGCATTCACACGGTAACAGATGTCGACGCCTTTAATCGTGTAGCAGAACTTGCAAAAAAAGAAGGTCTGCTGGTTGGCAGCTCTTCCGGAGCAGCACTTCATGCTTCATTAATTGAAGCACAATCCGCAAAAGACGGAGGAATAATCGTAACCGTTTTTGCTGACAGCTCAGAGCGTTATCTAAGCAAAAAAATATATGAGGGAGGCATCTGA